Proteins encoded in a region of the Quercus lobata isolate SW786 chromosome 8, ValleyOak3.0 Primary Assembly, whole genome shotgun sequence genome:
- the LOC115956656 gene encoding uncharacterized protein LOC115956656 encodes MGNDAISRALRQISRSSFTHRIKRVKLPHRFAQPTFTIYNGRTNPIEHVSHFNQGMAIHSKNEALMYKVFASSLWHVAMRWFDGLEEGSISSYEGLTKAFGARFLTCSRVTRPLDSLLSMTVREGETLMTYSDCYWELFNEIDGDFEDMAVKTFKVGFPMNYDLRKSLTMKPTRSLHQLMDCIVEHKRVEEDQMQGK; translated from the coding sequence ATGGGGAATGATGCTATAAGTAGAGCCTTGCGCCAAATCTCTAGGTCATCTTTTACGCACCGAATTAAAAGGGTTAAACTCCCACACCGCTTTGCCCAACCGACGTTCACCATCTACAATGGAAGGACCAACCCcatagagcatgtgagtcattTTAACCAAGGAATGGCCATCCACTCCAAGAATGAGGCTCTCATGTACAAAGTGTTTGCCTCTAGCCTCTGGCATGTTGCcatgaggtggtttgatgggTTAGAGGAAGGCTCAATAAGTTCTTATGAAGGGCTGACTAAAGCCTTTGGAGCCAGGTTTCTGACTTGCAGTAGGGTAACTAGGCCCCTAGACTCTTTGCTGTCTATGACAGTGAGAGAGGGGGAGACACTAATGACTTATTCTGACTGTTATTGGGaactttttaatgaaattgatggAGATTTTGAGGATATGGCTGTCAAGACCTTCAAAGTGGGGTTCCCTATGAATTATGACTTGAGGAAATCCCTAACCATGAAGCCTACTCGAAGTTTGCACCAGCTGATGGACTGTATTGTTGAGCACAAACGGGTCGAAGAGGATCAAATGCAGGGTAAATGA